Proteins encoded by one window of Myripristis murdjan chromosome 1, fMyrMur1.1, whole genome shotgun sequence:
- the glis2a gene encoding zinc finger protein GLIS2, which translates to MLSLDEPLDLKLPAGRTNGPVRLGKRVCPASICAPLSASRPRLLCTTFPSPPSSPDSLSPSQERPGSCFTPPAMDLSLSPSSRHASSLSPSPSSPSSPSPSSPLESPHSSSSPLPHLFSREAAYPRCVEGGASPQGYQFYLPIGSPVGRYSFPSSLGQNREKRVSPEPLLDDQLACRWMKCHLLFDSLQDLVDHINDYHVKPEKDSGYCCQWEGCARNGRGFNARYKMLIHIRTHTNEKPHHCPTCNKSFSRLENLKIHTRSHTGEKPYICPYEGCSKRYSNSSDRFKHTRTHYVDKPYYCKMAGCAKRYTDPSSLRKHIKAHGHFVAQEQGTPGRPGTGLGLHGPQGTTELPSASRAHIIIPGAAAALLSGLGASLPLSAFCHARALGHPGPPLFSLVGRGGGGGAAGALGLSDSPLLPFGLSAASMLGLGALGLGQAGRREAEGDEEEEEGAGEREGEVLNLSARRSDPFSWVVVPSGALLLKPAVVS; encoded by the exons ATGCTGTCATTGGATGAGCCGCTGGACTTGAAGCTGCCTGCAGGGAGGACAAATGGGCCGGTGAGATTAGGGAAGAGGGTTTGTCCTGCCTCTATCTGCGCCCCCCTCAGCGCCTCACGTCCTCGCTTGCTATGCACGACGTTCCCTTCACCACCGTCTTCCCCAG ATTCCTTGTCTCCCTCTCAAGAGCGACCCGGGTCCTGCTTCACTCCTCCGGCCATGGACCTCAGCCTGTCACCTTCTTCCCGCCacgcctcctccctctccccctcgccctcctctccctcctccccgtCCCCCTCCTCACCCCTGGAGTCccctcacagcagcagcagccccctGCCCCATCTCTTCTCACGG GAAGCAGCTTATCCGCGATGTGTGGAAGGCGGAGCTTCACCGCAGGGCTACCAGTTCTACCTGCCAATCGGCAGCCCAGTGGGGAGGTACagctttccctcctccctcggTCAGAACAGAGAGAAGCGAGTTTCCCCTGAGCCCTTGCTGGACGATCAGCTGGCCTGCCGATGGATGAAG TGCCACCTGCTGTTTGACTCGCTGCAGGACTTGGTGGATCACATCAACGACTACCATGTCAAGCCTGAAAAGGATTCTGGCTACTGCTGCCAGTGGGAGGGTTGTGCTCGCAACGGGAGGGGCTTCAATGCCAG GTATAAAATGCTGATCCACATCCGCACACACACCAACGAGAAGCCCCACCACTGTCCCACCTGTAACAAGAGCTTCTCGCGTCTCGAAAACCTCAAGATACACACCCGCTCACACACAG gAGAGAAACCCTACATCTGCCCCTACGAGGGCTGCAGCAAGCGTTACTCCAACTCCAGCGACCGGTTcaagcacacacgcacgcactacGTGGACAAGCCTTACTACTGCAAGATGGCCGGCTGCGCAAAACGCTACACTGACCCCAGCTCTCTACGCAAGCACATCAAAGCCCACGGACACTTTGTGGCCCAGGAGCAGGGCACACCAGGCAGGCCGGGGACAGGACTGGGCCTCCATGGGCCGCAGGGAACCACTGAATTGCCTTCTGCGAGCAGGGCCCACATCATCATCCCTGGGGCTGCTGCGGCCCTTCTGAGTGGGCTGGGGGCCTCCCTGCCACTCTCTGCCTTTTGCCATGCCAGAGCCTTGGGGCACCCCGGGCCGCCGCTGTTCTCACTTGtcggcagaggaggaggaggcggcgccGCGGGCGCACTAGGCCTGTCTGACTCCCCCCTGCTACCGTTTGGACTCTCAGCTGCATCCATGCTGGGGCTGGGAGCTCTGGGCCtggggcaggcaggcaggagggAGGCAGAAGGGgacgaagaagaagaggaaggagccGGAGAGCGAGAAGGGGAGGTGCTGAACCTGTCTGCCAGACGAAGTGATCCCTTTTCGTGGGTGGTGGTCCCGTCCGGGGCACTGCTCCTCAAGCCAGCCGTTGTCAGCTAG
- the LOC115362503 gene encoding beta-1,3-galactosyltransferase 2-like, whose product MSLTLCYALTSNYLQWSKGIDVKNHQPNQTYPSQGFNNSNETTEIQYHLAYPRNYHFIMDHTEVCKAKPPFLVLMVAVATYDMAARDAIRRTWGKETLVKGELVKTLFLLGLPGGDDAEQKQQKLRGENLLYNDLIQSNFMDTYLNLTIKTMVIMDWLATRCPEAAYAMKIDADMFLNVDNLVIMLKKPGIPKQKYLTGLIKENIEVLRDKDSKWYVSEELFPDPVYPTYALGMGYVFSNDLTEKFVQASKAIKPFNIEDAYIGMCMKKLGLKLTAPPDMSQFKAYFKSYNRCEFSQVITYILVSSEDLLKYWGDVKRPGSPCQS is encoded by the coding sequence ATGAGCCTCACCCTGTGCTATGCTCTGACCAGCAACTATCTGCAGTGGTCAAAGGGCATTGATGTCAAAAACCATCAGCCCAATCAAACCTATCCAAGCCAGGGATTTAACAACTCAAATGAAACCACTGAGATTCAATACCACTTGGCTTATCCACGCAACTACCACTTTATCATGGACCACACAGAGGTATGTAAGGCCAAGCCCCCTTTCCTGGTTCTGATGGTCGCAGTGGCAACCTATGACATGGCAGCTCGGGACGCCATCCGGAGGACATGGGGCAAAGAGACCCTAGTTAAAGGTGAGCTGGTCAAGACTCTCTTTTTGCTGGGTCTCCCTGGAGGAGATGATGCTgagcagaagcagcagaagcTCAGAGGGGAGAACTTGCTGTACAACGATCTGATCCAGAGCAACTTCATGGACACTTACCTCAACCTGACCATCAAAACCATGGTGATCATGGACTGGCTGGCTACCCGCTGTCCTGAGGCAGCCTACGCTATGAAGATTGATGCTGACATGTTCTTGAATGTTGACAACCTGGTCATCATGCTGAAGAAACCTGGCATCCCCAAGCAGAAGTACCTGACAGGTTTGATAAAGGAGAATATAGAAGTTCTTCGCGATAAGGACTCCAAGTGGTACGTTTCAGAGGAGCTGTTCCCGGATCCCGTCTACCCAACTTATGCCCTAGGAATGGGATATGTATTCTCCAATGATCTTACAGAGAAATTTGTGCAGGCTTCAAAGGCTATCAAGCCTTTTAATATAGAGGATGCCTATATTGGCATGTGCATGAAAAAACTGGGACTTAAGCTCACTGCACCTCCAGATATGTCTCAGTTTAAGGCCTATTTCAAAAGCTACAATCGCTGTGAGTTCTCCCAAGTGATCACCTACATTCTTGTCTCCTCAGAGGACTTGCTGAAATACTGGGGAGATGTAAAGAGGCCTGGCTCACCTTGTCAGAGTTAG